GCAGGTGCCGCGCCTTGACGGCGTGCTGCACAACGCCGGCCTGCTGGGTGAGATCGTGCCGCTGGCCGATCTCGCGCCGGAGATCTGGCAACAGGTGATGCGCGTTAACGTCGACACCACCTTTTTCCTGACCCAGGCGCTGCTGCCGCTGCTGCTGAAATCGGAGGCGGGTTCGCTGGTATTCACCAGCTCCAGCGTCGGCCGCATCGGGCGTTCCGGCTGGGGCGCCTATGCGGTATCGAAGTTCGCCACCGAAGGGATGATGCAGGTGCTGGCGGAAGAGTATAAAAACCGCAACCTGCGGGTAAACTGCATTAATCCAGGCGGAACACGCACTAACATGCGCGCCAGCGCCTTCCCGGAAGAGGATGCCGGCAAGCTAAAAACGCCGGCGGAAATCATGCCGATCTATCTCTACCTGATGGGCGACGACAGCCGCCGCAAAACCGGCATTAGCTTCGACGCGCAACCGGGGCGCAAGCCGGGGCCGGCGGAATAATGGCGCAGGATCGTCACCAGCAGCGGCAGCAGCGCCTGAAGGAACAGGTCGACGCCCGCATCGCCGCCGCCAGCGAAACGCGCGGCATTCTGATGGTGTTCACCGGCAACGGCAAAGGGAAAACCACCGCCGCCTTCGGTACCGCCGCGCGCGCCGTCGGGCACCATAAAAAAGTGGGCGTGATCCAGTTTATTAAGGGCGAGTGGCCGAACGGCGAACGTAATCTGCTGGAGCCGCACGGGGTCGAATTTCAGGTGATGGCCACCGGCTTTACCTGGGAAACGCAGGATCGCACAGCGGATACCCGCGCCTGCCTGGCTGTCTGGCAGCATGCGCAGCGGATGCTACGCGATGAGACGCTCGATTTGGTGGTACTGGATGAGTTGACCTATATGGTCAGTTTCGACTATCTGCCGCTGGAAGAGGTGTTGAGCGCGCTGCGTCAGCGTCCTGCCCAGCAGAGCGTGATCATTACCGGCCGCGGCTGTCACCGCGATATTCTGGCGCTGGCCGACACCGTCAGCGAAATGCGCCCGGTGAAGCACGCCTTTGATGCCGGCATTCAGGCGCAGCAGGGCATTGACTGGTAGCCAATAAAAAGGCGCCCCCGCCGCTTTGCTTTTGCGAAGCGGAGGCGGGTTAATCAAACACCGCCCCTTTGAAAGGTAAAAAGGCATCCCGGAGGATGCCTTTTTTATGCGCCGCGTTTGGTTTAATTAACCACGCTTTGCCGGACGGCGATTGTTGCCCAGCTGCGCATGACGCTTCACGGCACGACGGATCTGGTTCGCCTTGGTGCGGCGGCGATCTTTTTCCACCGGCACTTTGCTGATGCTTTCCGGCGGCAGCTCTACCAGCTCGCGCAGGTAGTTGACCGGCTGCAGATCCAGTTCGGTCCAGCCGCCACGCGGCAGGCCCTTCGGCAGCGTGATGTCACCGTAGCGCACGCGGATCAGGCGGCTAACCTGCACGCCGACCGCTTCCCACAGGCGACGCACTTCACGGTTACGCCCTTCGGTCAGAGTGACGCTATACCACTGGTTCATGCCTTCGCCGCCGGTGAACTTGATGGTGCGGAACGAGGCCGGACCATCTTCCAGCTGGACGCCCTGGCTCAGCTGACGGATTTTCGTATCGTCAACCTGACCGAACACGCGCACCGCATATTCACGCTCAACTTCGCGGCTCGGGTGCATCAGGCGATTCGCCAGCTCACCGTCGGTGGTGAACAGCAGCAGGCCGCAGGTATTGACGTCCAGGCGCCCTACCGCGATCCAGCGCGCGCCACGCAGGCGCGGCAGGCGATCGAACACTGTCGGACGGCCTTCCGGATCATTACGGGTGCAAAGCTCCCCTTCCGGCTTGTAGTACGCCAGGACGCGGCAGACCTGCTGGGCGGATTCGCTGATGGAGACCACATGGCCGTCGATACGGATTTTCACCGTGGCGTTGGGCTCGATACGATCGCCCAGCGTTGCCAGTTTGCCGTCGACGCTGATGCGTCCGGCAGAGATCATTGCTTCAATTTCACGACGCGAACCATGACCGGCCCGCGCCAACACTTTTTGTAACTTTTCGCTCATTGAGCTGCCTCGCTGTCGCCTTCACAGGCGTCGTTTGTTGCTTCTGTCACGGCGTGGCGAGCCATGACCTGAAAGGAGGGATTGCCTGAGTCGCGGCTTTTTCCAGCGTCCCGGGACAATGTGGCCGCACAGTATACATGAAGTTTAGCGACTTGCCCGCGTTTCCTGACGGCGGCTGTAGTTTTCTCTGGCGCTGCCGATAACCTGAATACGCTGATGGCTTTTTAACCGGCCTGGCGGGCGCGGAAAAGGGTGGTCCGGCGCGCGGCGCGCAAAAAACACCCTAAACCAGGGTCGAGTTGTTTATATTCTGACCACGGGTAGAATAAACGCCGCTGAAAAAGCGACTTATGCACTTCAACAGAAAGCGCGCGCTTTAATAACAACAGGTTTATCTGTTTTCTTGCGGTTTTTTATATCAACGAGCCGGTCATAAACCGGCATTAAGCGCCTTTATCCGGCGCCTGACTTGTACGCCTGCGATCTTCACCAGGGGTTTATCGGCGTACCCGAACATGCGTAATAATAATGAAAATTCGTGCTTTATTAGCGGCAACGGCGATGCTGTTGCTGTCGGGCTGCTCTGTCGGCCATTATGAATACAGTCGCGAGGCGATGAACCGCGTCGACATGAACTTCACCGGCATTCCCACCATTTTAGGCCTCGGCACGCTCGGCACCAGCATTCCGCTGACGCCAGAATATAGCCTCACCGCGGCGCACGTTGCCAAATATTCGGTGCAGCGTGTTAAGGCCTGGCATCCCTATTGCGATCTGGCGATCGTGTATCATAAAAACGACATGAAAACCCTGCCGGTGTTCCGTCCCGGTCGCGTCGGCGATAGCGTTAAAATGTACGGTTACAGCTTTATTTCCGCCATGCCGGTCGCCTCCAGCGGCGTCAACCTGGCGCGTACCGCCATTCGCAACAGCTGGAATAAAGCGCCCTGTATGGCGATGGCGTCAAATGCGGGTGTGGTGCAGGGCATGTCTGGCGGCGCGGTCTACAATCAGGATGATTCTATCGGCGGCGTGATTGTCGGCTACAGCAAACAGATAAAAAACCGACGTACGGATAAGGTCATCCTGAAGGATGTTTCCCTCTATATTCCCTACGCCGATTTTAAAGCCTGGCTGGAAGCGTCTATCTCTTCATAACCGGCCGGCATGCGGCCGGTCGGCGTTAACGGAAGGGACGGCTGTCACCTACGCCTTCGCGGATCACTTCCGGCGCATCGCTGGTTAAATCGACCACCGTGGTCGGCTGCTGTCCCAGCGTGCCGCCGTCGATAATCAGATCGACCAGCTTGCCGATGCGATCCTCAATCTCTTCCGGATCGGACTCGGTAAAATCGTTGCCCGGCAGCATCAGCGAAGTGGACATCATCGGCTCGTTGAGCGCTTCCAGCAGGGCCAGCGCCACCGGATTGGACGGCACGCGCAGGCCGATAGTTTTACGTTTATCGTTCATCAGCCGGCGCGGCACCTCTTTCGTCCCTTTCAGAATAAAGGTGTAGCTGCCCGGCGTATTGTTCTTAATCAGGCGAAACGCGCTGTTATCGACATGCGCATAGGTCGACAGCTCAGAGAGATCGCGGCAAACCAGCGTAAAGTTGTGGTTGCCATCCAGCTGACGGATGCGGCAGATGCGCTCCATGGCGTTTTTATCCTCCAGCCGACAGCCCAGCGCATAACCGGAATCGGTGGGATAAACAATCACGCCGCCTTTATTCAGGGCGTCCACCGCCTGACCGATCAGACGCGGCTGCGGATTATCGGGATGAATATGGAACATTTGACTCATAGCTAACCTCTTGTCACCTCTCCGTGGGCGGCATCAGCGCGGGAAAACGGCTCCAGACGGCATCAACGCCGCCCGGCAGCCAAAGTTTCTTGCCCAGCTCGATCCACGGACAGGGTTGGTGAAAATCAGAGCCCTGCGACGCCGCCAGATTATATTCCTGCGCGTAGCGTCCCAGCTGGCTGCGTTCGTTTGGCGGTTGCTGGCACTGCGCCACCTCCATCGCGTCACCGCCGATATCGGCGAAATGCGCGATCAGGCGCTTCAGCCATTTGGCGGACAACCCGTAACGTCCGGGATGTGCCAGTACCGCATAACCGCCGGAATGATGAATAGCATCAACGGCTTGTTTAATTGTACACCATTGTGGCGGCGCGTAGCCGGTTTTGCCGCGCGCCAGATAGTGCTTAAAGACATTCGCCATATTATCGGCCTTGCCCTGGGCTATCAGCCAGCGAGCGAAGTGTCCGCGCGTAATGGCGCCGCCTTCGGCCAGCGCCAGCGATCCTTCCAGCGCGCCGGGAATATGCGCCTTCTCCAGCCGCTCCGCCATCAGGCGGGCGCGCGCCAGACGGCATTCGGTCTGCCCCGCCAGGAAATCGACGATCGTAGGATGCACAGGATCGATGCCGAGCCCCACAATATGGATTTCGTGATTTTCCCACAGCGTTGAGGCTTCAACGCCGTTAATCAGATGCAGCGGGAGCTGCTGCGTCGCAATCGCTTCCCGGGCGGCCGCCAGGCCCGCCACGCTGTCGTGATCGGTGATTGCCAGCACGCCAACGCGCATCTCGACGGCGCGCCGCACCAGCTCGGCCGGCGTCAGCAGGCCGTCCGACGCGCGGGTGTGGCTGTGCAAATCATAAAGGGGAAAAGCGCTTAGCGACGTTGTTGCAGTCAAAATAACTCCTGAGAAACATAAAGATTCGACGCATCATAGCGGATTAACCGCTATATAAAAAAGTATTGACATTCCCGCCGTGAACCCGTTAACTAGTACATAAGTTCACGCGAGGGTGTCCATGATGATGTTTAACCACGAATTGATCACTGGCTGGTGGCGCGCTTCTGCTGAAGGGCGACGACGTCACGCATAACGATCACATGCTGATACCCGAGCCCGCCCATGACGCGGGCTTTTTTTTGAGCGAATTTCAGAGAACCGATTATGTTGAATGCGAAACCACAATTAAAACTGATTACCGGCTCGGCGCCCTACCGTGAAGATCCCGCTGCGGTGTTCCATCAGCTGTGCGGCGCGCGTCCGGCGACTTTGCTGCTGGAATCCGCAGATATCGACAGCAAACGCAACCTGAAAAGCCTGCTGATCGTCGACAGTGCGCTGCGCATCAGCGCGATGGGCAACCAGGTTACCGTGCA
This DNA window, taken from Mixta gaviniae, encodes the following:
- the rnm gene encoding RNase RNM, whose product is MTATTSLSAFPLYDLHSHTRASDGLLTPAELVRRAVEMRVGVLAITDHDSVAGLAAAREAIATQQLPLHLINGVEASTLWENHEIHIVGLGIDPVHPTIVDFLAGQTECRLARARLMAERLEKAHIPGALEGSLALAEGGAITRGHFARWLIAQGKADNMANVFKHYLARGKTGYAPPQWCTIKQAVDAIHHSGGYAVLAHPGRYGLSAKWLKRLIAHFADIGGDAMEVAQCQQPPNERSQLGRYAQEYNLAASQGSDFHQPCPWIELGKKLWLPGGVDAVWSRFPALMPPTER
- the cobO gene encoding cob(I)yrinic acid a,c-diamide adenosyltransferase — its product is MAQDRHQQRQQRLKEQVDARIAAASETRGILMVFTGNGKGKTTAAFGTAARAVGHHKKVGVIQFIKGEWPNGERNLLEPHGVEFQVMATGFTWETQDRTADTRACLAVWQHAQRMLRDETLDLVVLDELTYMVSFDYLPLEEVLSALRQRPAQQSVIITGRGCHRDILALADTVSEMRPVKHAFDAGIQAQQGIDW
- a CDS encoding L-threonylcarbamoyladenylate synthase, whose translation is MSQMFHIHPDNPQPRLIGQAVDALNKGGVIVYPTDSGYALGCRLEDKNAMERICRIRQLDGNHNFTLVCRDLSELSTYAHVDNSAFRLIKNNTPGSYTFILKGTKEVPRRLMNDKRKTIGLRVPSNPVALALLEALNEPMMSTSLMLPGNDFTESDPEEIEDRIGKLVDLIIDGGTLGQQPTTVVDLTSDAPEVIREGVGDSRPFR
- a CDS encoding trypsin-like peptidase domain-containing protein — its product is MKIRALLAATAMLLLSGCSVGHYEYSREAMNRVDMNFTGIPTILGLGTLGTSIPLTPEYSLTAAHVAKYSVQRVKAWHPYCDLAIVYHKNDMKTLPVFRPGRVGDSVKMYGYSFISAMPVASSGVNLARTAIRNSWNKAPCMAMASNAGVVQGMSGGAVYNQDDSIGGVIVGYSKQIKNRRTDKVILKDVSLYIPYADFKAWLEASISS
- the rluB gene encoding 23S rRNA pseudouridine(2605) synthase RluB, encoding MSEKLQKVLARAGHGSRREIEAMISAGRISVDGKLATLGDRIEPNATVKIRIDGHVVSISESAQQVCRVLAYYKPEGELCTRNDPEGRPTVFDRLPRLRGARWIAVGRLDVNTCGLLLFTTDGELANRLMHPSREVEREYAVRVFGQVDDTKIRQLSQGVQLEDGPASFRTIKFTGGEGMNQWYSVTLTEGRNREVRRLWEAVGVQVSRLIRVRYGDITLPKGLPRGGWTELDLQPVNYLRELVELPPESISKVPVEKDRRRTKANQIRRAVKRHAQLGNNRRPAKRG
- a CDS encoding YciK family oxidoreductase, which codes for MHYQPKSDLLDHHIILVTGASDGIGREAALTYARYGAQVILLGRNAEKLQRVSDEISALGKAAPLVRLLDLAQATPESCQAFADELAQQVPRLDGVLHNAGLLGEIVPLADLAPEIWQQVMRVNVDTTFFLTQALLPLLLKSEAGSLVFTSSSVGRIGRSGWGAYAVSKFATEGMMQVLAEEYKNRNLRVNCINPGGTRTNMRASAFPEEDAGKLKTPAEIMPIYLYLMGDDSRRKTGISFDAQPGRKPGPAE